A single genomic interval of Rhea pennata isolate bPtePen1 chromosome 5, bPtePen1.pri, whole genome shotgun sequence harbors:
- the F2 gene encoding prothrombin, with protein sequence MAHHKTSILRGLLLSSLLHLTLSHDGVFLDKEKALLLLKRPRRANKGFLEEMLKGNLERECLEETCSYEEAFEALESTVRTEEFWSKYQVCQGIRKSRTVLDACLQGNCSTGLGQNYRGTISHTKSGIECQMWRSKYPHIPKFNATIHPSLTENYCRNPDNNPAGPWCYTRDPTVPREECPIPVCGEDRTTVEFTPQVKPPASTEPCEQEKGMLYTGTLSVTISGAKCLPWNSEKAKEVLQGKTITTEVKLLENYCRNPDADDEGVWCVTDEPPNFEYCDLRYCDSSLEDGDEQVEGISGRTVLQEFKTFFDDKTFGSGEADCGIRPLFEKKNMQDKTEKELLESYITSRVVGGDDAEVGSSPWQVMLYKKSPQELLCGASLISDSWVLTAAHCLYYPPWDKNLTTNDILVRIGKHLRAKYEKNKEKIALLDKIIIHPKYNWKENMDRDIALMHLKRPIIFSDYIHPVCLPTKEIVQRLMLAGHKGRVTGWGNLKETWATNPRNLPTVLQQLNIPIVDQNTCKASTKVKVTDNMFCAGYRPEDSKRGDACEGDSGGPFVMKSPDDNRWYQVGIVSWGEGCDRDDKYGFYTHVFRLKKWIRKTVERHG encoded by the exons ATGGCGCACCACAAAACCAGCATACTGAGGGGCCTGCTCCTTTCCAGCCTTCTGCACCTCACACTAAGCCACGATGGAG TTTTCCTGGACAAGGAGAAGGCACTGTTGCTGCTCAAGCGCCCACGACGTGCCAACAAGGGATTTCTGGAAGAGATGCTTAAAGGCAACCTGGAACGAGAGTGCCTGGAGGAGACATGTAGTTACGAGGAGGCCTTTGAAGCCCTTGAATCCACTGTTCGCACG gaggAATTTTGGTCAAAATACCAAG TGTGTCAGGGCATAAGGAAGTCCAGGACAGTTCTGGATGCTTGTCTACAAG GTAACTGCTCCACTGGTCTGGGCCAGAACTATCGGGGGACAATTAGTCACACCAAATCAGGGATTGAATGTCAAATGTGGAGAAGCAAATATCCACATATACCTAA ATTTAATGCCACCATTCATCCCAGCCTCACTGAGAACTACTGCAGGAATCCAGACAACAACCCAGCGGGCCCATGGTGCTACACCCGAGACCCAACAGTGCCACGGGAGGAATGTCCCATTCCAGTGTGTG GAGAGGACAGGACCACAGTGGAGTTCACTCCACAAGTCAAGCCTCCAGCCTCAACAGAGCCATGTGAACAAGAAAAAGGCATGCTTTATACTGGAACCCTCTCAGTCACCATCTCTGGGGCTAAGTGTCTACCATGGAACTCTGAGAAGGCCAAAGAGGTGCTCCAAGGAAAAACTATCACCACAGAGGTGAAGCTACTGGAAAATTACTGTAGGAATCCTGATGCAGATGATGAAGGTGTCTGGTGTGTCACAGATGAACCACCCAACTTTGAATACTGTGACCTGCGCTACTGTG ACAGCTCCTTGGAGGATGGAGATGAACAGGTGGAGGGAATATCAGGACGCACTGTCCTTCAAGAGTTCAAAACCTTCTTTGATGACAAAACTTTTGGTTCAGGTGAAGCAG ACTGTGGCATTCGCCCTCtatttgagaagaaaaacatgcaagacAAAACTGAGAAGGAGCTGCTGGAATCCTACATTACAAGCAGAGTTGTGGGTGGGGACGATGCAGAAGTCGGCAGTTCCCCCTG GCAGGTGATGCTCTACAAAAAGAGTCCTCAAGAGCTGCTGTGTGGTGCCAGCCTCATCAGTGACAGCTGGGTCTTGACTGCTGCTCATTGCCTTTATTATCCACCTTGGGACAAGAACTTAACTACAAATGACATCTTGGTGCGGATTGGCAAGCACTTGAGGGCAAA AtatgaaaagaacaaagagaaaattgctCTGTTGGATAAAATCATCATCCATCCCAAATACAACTGGAAAGAGAACATGGACCGAGACATTGCACTCATGCACCTGAAGAGACCTATCATCTTCAGTGACTACATCCATCCTGTCTGCCTGCCTACCAAAGAGATCGTGCAAAG GCTGATGCTGGCAGGTCACAAAGGGCGGGTAACTGGTTGGGGAAACCTGAAAGAAACATGGGCCACTAACCCGAGGAACTTGCCCACAGTTCTTCAACAGCTCAACATCCCCATTGTAGACCAAAATACTTGCAAGGCATCCACCAAAGTCAAAGTTACTGACAACATGTTCTGTGCAG GGTATAGACCTGAAGACTCAAAGAGAGGAGATGCCTGTGAAGGGGACAGTGGGGGTCCTTTTGTAATGAAG AGTCCAGATGACAATCGCTGGTATCAAGTGGGAATAGTTTCATGGGGAGAAGGCTGTGACCGAGATGATAAATACGGATTTTATACCCATGTATTCCGCCTGAAAAAGTGGATACGAAAAACCGTTGAAAGGCATGGGTGA